One genomic segment of Micromonospora sp. WMMC415 includes these proteins:
- the selA gene encoding L-seryl-tRNA(Sec) selenium transferase has protein sequence MTADGSADPRRRVPRTDTLLADPRVAAAVATHGRDRVKAAVRRAQEQARRGETTPEGVRDAALAALPAPAPRAVLNATGVVLHTNLGRAPLSPAAVAAVVAAAGHTDVELDLATGRRARRGRDALDALAAAVPDAGAVHVVNNGAAALVLAATALAAGREIVVSRGELVEIGDGFRLPDLLVSTGARLREVGTTNRTHLDDYTAALGPDTGFVLKVHPSNFQVSGFTSTVPVRALATLGVPVVADIGSGLLVPDPLLPDEPDAASTLRDGAALVTASGDKLLGGPQAGLLLGDAGLVRRLRRHPLARALRVDKVTLAALGATLADPVTPTRAALHAEPAALRARTERLRDALAADGCKAEVVPAVAVVGGGGAPGVELASWALSLPESYAYPLRTGQPPVLGRVAHGRLLLDLRCVPADADDTVRAAVLRVPTDG, from the coding sequence GTGACAGCCGACGGCAGCGCCGATCCACGCCGGCGGGTGCCGCGCACCGACACGCTGCTGGCCGACCCGCGGGTCGCCGCCGCCGTCGCCACCCACGGCCGGGACCGGGTGAAGGCGGCCGTGCGCCGGGCGCAGGAGCAGGCGCGGCGGGGCGAGACAACCCCCGAGGGGGTACGCGACGCCGCGCTGGCGGCTCTCCCCGCCCCGGCGCCGCGGGCGGTGCTCAACGCGACCGGGGTCGTGCTGCACACCAACCTCGGCCGCGCGCCGCTGTCGCCGGCGGCCGTCGCCGCGGTGGTGGCCGCCGCCGGGCACACCGACGTCGAACTCGACCTGGCCACCGGCCGGCGGGCCCGGCGCGGCCGGGACGCCCTCGACGCGCTCGCCGCCGCGGTCCCCGACGCCGGGGCGGTGCACGTGGTCAACAACGGCGCCGCCGCGCTGGTGCTCGCCGCCACCGCGCTCGCCGCCGGCCGGGAGATCGTGGTCAGCCGGGGCGAACTGGTGGAGATCGGCGACGGCTTCCGCCTGCCGGACCTGCTGGTGAGCACCGGCGCGCGGCTGCGCGAGGTGGGCACCACCAACCGTACCCACCTCGACGACTACACCGCCGCGCTGGGGCCGGACACCGGCTTCGTGCTCAAGGTGCACCCGTCGAACTTCCAGGTCAGCGGTTTCACCTCGACGGTGCCGGTGCGCGCGCTGGCCACCCTCGGGGTGCCGGTCGTCGCCGACATCGGCTCCGGCCTGCTCGTCCCCGACCCGCTGCTGCCCGACGAGCCGGACGCCGCGTCCACGCTGCGCGACGGAGCGGCGCTGGTGACGGCCAGCGGCGACAAGTTGCTCGGCGGGCCGCAGGCCGGGTTGTTGCTCGGCGACGCCGGCCTGGTGCGGCGGCTGCGCCGCCACCCCCTGGCCCGGGCACTGCGGGTGGACAAGGTGACCCTGGCGGCGCTGGGCGCCACCCTCGCCGACCCGGTGACACCCACCCGGGCGGCGCTGCACGCCGAGCCGGCGGCGCTGCGGGCCCGCACCGAGCGGTTACGGGACGCCCTCGCCGCCGACGGGTGCAAGGCCGAGGTGGTACCGGCCGTCGCCGTGGTCGGCGGGGGCGGCGCTCCCGGCGTGGAGCTGGCCTCGTGGGCGCTGAGCCTGCCCGAGTCGTACGCGTACCCGCTGCGCACCGGGCAGCCGCCGGTGCTCGGGCGGGTGGCCCACGGCCGGCTGCTGCTGGACCTGCGCTGCGTCCCCGCCGACGCCGACGACACCGTCCGCGCCGCCGTGCTGCGCGTCCCCACGGACGGCTGA
- a CDS encoding universal stress protein, whose translation MNSANSAAVVVGVDGSEPSLRAVRLAAVEAARRDRPLRVVHGFIWPLLNVPVDAPAGGPPGAGIRHQAEQLVAAAVAEARAAVPDLRVSGEIIDGEAAAVLVGESPTAVMIVLGDRGLGGFTALVVGSVAVQVATYADCPILVARGSDRSDGPVVVGVDGSEVSRLAVEFAAEEAALRGAELVALHAYRHPVSTGPGDMQPLVYDESDLRDEEKRVLAESVAGLGDRWPDLTVRRATAHGRPARMLTEASRQAQLLVVGGRGRSELSGLLLGSVSHSALHHADCPVAVVRAPH comes from the coding sequence GTGAACTCGGCCAACAGCGCGGCGGTGGTGGTCGGCGTGGACGGCTCGGAGCCGTCCCTACGCGCCGTCCGTCTGGCGGCCGTCGAGGCGGCCCGCCGCGACCGCCCCCTACGCGTCGTCCACGGATTCATCTGGCCGCTGCTGAACGTGCCGGTGGACGCGCCCGCCGGCGGCCCGCCCGGCGCGGGAATCCGCCACCAGGCCGAGCAGCTGGTCGCGGCGGCCGTCGCCGAGGCCAGGGCGGCCGTGCCGGACCTGCGCGTGTCCGGCGAGATCATCGACGGGGAAGCCGCCGCGGTCCTGGTCGGCGAGTCGCCGACCGCGGTGATGATCGTGCTGGGCGACCGGGGACTCGGCGGGTTCACGGCCCTGGTGGTCGGCTCCGTCGCGGTGCAGGTCGCCACGTACGCCGACTGTCCGATCCTGGTCGCCCGCGGCAGCGACCGCTCCGACGGACCGGTCGTCGTCGGCGTGGACGGCTCCGAGGTGTCCCGCCTGGCCGTCGAGTTCGCGGCGGAGGAGGCCGCGCTGCGCGGCGCCGAGCTGGTCGCGCTGCACGCCTACCGGCACCCGGTCTCCACCGGCCCCGGCGACATGCAGCCCCTGGTGTACGACGAGAGCGACCTGCGCGACGAGGAGAAGCGGGTGCTCGCCGAGTCCGTCGCGGGGCTCGGCGACCGGTGGCCGGACCTGACCGTCCGCCGGGCCACCGCCCACGGCCGCCCGGCGCGGATGCTCACCGAGGCGTCCCGGCAGGCGCAACTGCTCGTCGTCGGCGGGCGGGGCCGCAGCGAGTTGAGCGGCCTGCTGCTGGGCTCGGTGAGCCACTCCGCGCTGCACCACGCCGACTGCCCGGTCGCCGTCGTCCGCGCGCCACACTGA
- a CDS encoding PP2C family protein-serine/threonine phosphatase — protein MSDPLGLVSRALRAARPDGLVEAADRAIRSGLGATRTAVFIADYRLGGLWPVGDGGPPDRRGLVRRCFSSQQAISEQDAAGRCRWYLPLTAWGERVGVLLVELPGPVGPGVVDQASEIAGELATALRAADRGTDRYHRVRRRERLSMAAELQWELLPGRSVTHDAFQLAGQLEPAYTVAGDHFDWSVDGERLTVTVLDGSGVGLAAAVLTAVTVNALRNARRSGEGLVEQAELASDTVFHQHRGLRHVATLLLELDTGSGRLRAVDAGSPHLLRLRGGTLSRIDLEQQLPLGMFGETRYDVQEVDLEPGDRLFVVSDGVWAADPAGRGRYGDREMGRAMRAARLQPPPEAVGTVMRELRGWHDEAALRDDAVVVCLDWRGFGSRDVE, from the coding sequence ATGTCGGACCCGCTGGGCCTGGTGTCGCGCGCGCTCCGTGCCGCCCGGCCGGACGGGCTGGTGGAGGCCGCCGACCGGGCGATCCGCTCCGGGCTCGGCGCGACGCGGACGGCCGTGTTCATCGCGGACTACCGGCTGGGCGGCCTGTGGCCGGTGGGCGACGGCGGCCCACCCGACCGGCGGGGTCTGGTGCGGCGGTGCTTCAGCAGCCAGCAGGCGATCAGCGAGCAGGACGCGGCCGGCCGGTGCCGGTGGTACCTGCCGCTGACGGCGTGGGGGGAGCGGGTCGGGGTGCTGCTGGTCGAGCTGCCGGGCCCGGTCGGGCCGGGGGTGGTCGACCAGGCGTCGGAGATCGCCGGTGAGCTGGCGACGGCGCTGCGGGCTGCGGACCGCGGCACCGACCGCTACCACCGGGTCCGCCGGCGCGAGCGCCTCAGCATGGCCGCCGAGTTGCAGTGGGAGCTGCTGCCCGGCCGCAGCGTGACCCACGACGCGTTCCAGCTCGCCGGCCAGTTGGAGCCGGCGTACACGGTGGCCGGTGACCACTTCGACTGGTCGGTGGACGGTGAGCGGCTGACCGTGACGGTGCTGGACGGTTCCGGCGTCGGACTCGCGGCGGCGGTGCTCACGGCCGTGACGGTGAACGCCCTGCGCAACGCGCGCCGCTCCGGCGAGGGTCTGGTGGAGCAGGCGGAGCTGGCCTCGGACACCGTCTTCCACCAGCATCGGGGCCTGCGGCACGTCGCCACGCTGCTGTTGGAGCTGGACACCGGCTCCGGCCGGCTGCGGGCCGTCGACGCCGGCTCGCCGCACCTGCTGCGCCTGCGCGGCGGCACGCTCTCCCGGATCGACCTGGAGCAGCAGCTGCCGCTGGGCATGTTCGGCGAGACCCGCTACGACGTGCAGGAGGTCGACCTGGAACCGGGGGACCGGCTGTTCGTGGTCAGCGACGGCGTGTGGGCGGCCGATCCGGCCGGGCGGGGCCGGTACGGGGACCGTGAGATGGGCCGGGCGATGCGCGCGGCGCGGTTGCAACCGCCACCGGAGGCGGTTGGTACGGTGATGCGCGAGTTGCGCGGGTGGCACGACGAGGCGGCCCTGCGGGACGACGCGGTGGTGGTCTGCCTGGACTGGCGCGGGTTCGGCAGTCGGGACGTGGAATGA
- the nrfD gene encoding NrfD/PsrC family molybdoenzyme membrane anchor subunit, whose product MSPDRPVGDRFRRYRDLAVPEAEFTSYYGRPILKPPVWTWDIAAYLFTGGVAAGSSLLAAGGQLTGRPVLRRAGRVTALAAVTASAVFLVKDLGRPERFHHMLRVAKPTSPMSVGTWILTAYGPAAGLAAVAEAAPWLPRRGVPGVVRRVLPPVGHAAGLAAAATAPALATYTGVLLADTAVPSWHEAYPELPVIFAGSALASGAGVGLVAAPPHEAGPARRLAVAGAALELYGSHRVETRLGLLSEPYTTGRPGRLLRAARALTVAGAAGALLGRRSRIASVASGVALLAGSVATRFGIFYGGVASARDPKYTVVPQRERVARRRAETGDADR is encoded by the coding sequence GTGAGTCCGGACCGCCCGGTCGGTGACCGGTTCCGCCGCTACCGGGACCTGGCCGTCCCGGAGGCCGAGTTCACCTCCTACTACGGCCGGCCCATCCTCAAGCCGCCGGTGTGGACGTGGGACATCGCCGCGTACCTGTTCACCGGTGGCGTGGCGGCCGGGTCGTCGCTGCTGGCCGCCGGCGGGCAGCTCACCGGCCGGCCGGTGCTACGGCGGGCCGGGCGGGTCACCGCGTTGGCCGCGGTCACCGCCAGCGCGGTCTTCCTCGTCAAGGACCTGGGCCGGCCGGAGCGGTTCCACCACATGCTGCGGGTGGCGAAGCCGACCTCACCGATGTCGGTCGGCACGTGGATCCTCACCGCGTACGGGCCGGCGGCCGGGCTCGCGGCGGTCGCCGAGGCCGCCCCGTGGCTGCCCCGGCGCGGGGTTCCCGGAGTGGTGCGCCGGGTGCTGCCGCCGGTGGGGCACGCCGCCGGGCTGGCCGCGGCGGCGACGGCGCCCGCCCTGGCCACGTACACCGGGGTGCTGCTCGCCGACACGGCCGTGCCGTCGTGGCACGAGGCGTACCCGGAACTGCCGGTCATCTTCGCGGGCAGCGCCCTGGCCAGCGGTGCCGGCGTCGGTCTGGTCGCCGCGCCGCCGCACGAGGCCGGCCCGGCCCGCCGGCTGGCGGTGGCCGGCGCGGCCCTCGAACTGTACGGCTCGCACCGCGTGGAGACACGGCTCGGGCTGCTCAGCGAGCCCTACACGACGGGCCGGCCCGGCCGGCTGCTGCGCGCGGCGCGGGCGCTGACCGTCGCCGGGGCTGCCGGGGCGCTGCTCGGCCGGCGCAGCCGGATCGCCTCCGTGGCGTCCGGGGTCGCGCTGCTCGCCGGGTCGGTGGCCACCCGGTTCGGGATCTTCTACGGCGGGGTCGCCTCGGCGCGCGATCCGAAGTACACGGTGGTGCCGCAGCGGGAACGGGTCGCGCGGCGGCGGGCGGAGACCGGCGACGCCGACCGGTGA
- a CDS encoding SAM-dependent methyltransferase — protein MVEEPDQPSTARMIDHWLGGEHHFPVDVAAARAFESAYGPCAPVFRELRAFLGRAVRSMAAEGVDGFLVFGAGVPTRGNVHEAAPDATVLYTDVDPVTIRLGQRILADSDRAGYGFGDATDIGTVDPAQLHRFVPGWGRRPVGVVFLGLAAFLDDETLARTLDELYEATPPGSLLAVDFDTEELAGYPRALAMMGPAFRMRAPAAFRPLLGRWTPTTDGIVPITHWRPDGTPAAVPDAFHGGVAVRGED, from the coding sequence ATGGTTGAGGAACCCGACCAGCCGAGCACCGCACGGATGATCGACCACTGGCTCGGCGGGGAGCACCACTTCCCGGTCGACGTCGCCGCCGCCCGGGCCTTCGAGTCGGCGTACGGGCCGTGCGCGCCGGTGTTCCGGGAGCTGCGCGCCTTCCTCGGCCGGGCGGTGCGGTCGATGGCCGCCGAGGGGGTGGACGGGTTCCTGGTCTTCGGGGCGGGTGTGCCCACGAGGGGCAACGTACACGAGGCCGCCCCGGACGCGACGGTGCTCTACACCGACGTCGACCCGGTCACCATCCGGCTCGGCCAGCGGATCCTGGCCGACAGCGACCGGGCCGGCTACGGCTTCGGCGACGCGACGGACATCGGCACCGTCGACCCGGCGCAGCTGCACCGGTTCGTGCCGGGGTGGGGACGCAGACCGGTCGGCGTGGTCTTCCTGGGCCTGGCCGCGTTCCTCGACGACGAGACGCTGGCCCGCACCCTCGACGAGCTGTACGAGGCGACGCCACCGGGCAGCCTGCTCGCGGTGGACTTCGACACCGAGGAGCTGGCCGGGTACCCCCGGGCCCTGGCGATGATGGGGCCGGCTTTCCGGATGCGGGCGCCGGCGGCGTTCCGCCCGTTGCTCGGCCGGTGGACGCCCACCACCGACGGGATCGTGCCGATCACGCACTGGCGGCCCGACGGAACACCGGCGGCGGTGCCGGACGCCTTCCACGGCGGGGTGGCCGTGCGCGGCGAGGACTGA
- the selB gene encoding selenocysteine-specific translation elongation factor, which yields MFVVATAGHVDHGKSTLVRALTGMEPDRWAEERRRGMTIDLGFAWTALPSGRTVAFVDVPGHERFVPNMLAGVGPVPAALVVVAADEGWMPQSAEHLASLDALGVSYGLLVVTRADLAEPGPALAQARHQLAGTSLRAVDAVAVSAVTGAGLPELRAALDRLAGALPAPVADAPVRLWVDRSFTVRGSGTVVTGTLGAGRLAVGDELECAATGEAVRVRGLHCLGVARAEVAAVARVAVNLRGTPRERFGRGDALLAAGRFHRTDLFDVRVTGDPAAGLPATLTLHVGSAAVPARVRPLGTDTARLRLARPLPLLVGDRALLRDPGRHHVAGGVTVLDVAPPPLARRGAAAARAAVLASLDGRPDLAGELRRRKLARAGDLTRMGVAPAGRPVAGDWHADPAHWRRLGTRLAEEVDRYATAHPLEPGAPVELLRQRLDLPERALVAALVRPPLRLHAGRVTAAAADVLPEPVARAVARVRAAYAGHPFRAPEADHLADLGLGPREIGAAVRAGALLRLADNVVLPPGALDDAVRVLAGLPQPFTLSTARQALDTTRRVAVPLLELLDRRGVTRRLPGDSRIVVGR from the coding sequence ATGTTCGTGGTGGCCACCGCCGGGCACGTCGACCACGGCAAGTCCACGCTGGTGCGGGCACTGACCGGGATGGAGCCGGACCGGTGGGCCGAGGAGCGCCGGCGGGGCATGACGATCGACCTCGGGTTCGCGTGGACCGCCCTGCCGTCCGGGCGGACGGTCGCGTTCGTCGACGTGCCCGGGCACGAGCGGTTCGTGCCGAACATGCTCGCCGGGGTTGGCCCGGTGCCGGCGGCGCTGGTGGTCGTCGCCGCCGACGAGGGCTGGATGCCCCAGTCGGCCGAGCACCTGGCGTCGCTGGACGCGCTGGGCGTGTCGTACGGGCTGCTGGTGGTGACCCGCGCGGACCTGGCCGAGCCGGGGCCGGCGCTGGCGCAGGCGCGGCACCAGCTGGCCGGCACGTCGCTGCGCGCCGTCGACGCGGTGGCGGTGAGCGCGGTGACCGGCGCCGGGCTGCCGGAGCTCCGGGCGGCCCTGGACCGGCTGGCCGGTGCCCTCCCCGCCCCGGTGGCGGACGCCCCGGTGCGGCTCTGGGTGGACCGCAGCTTCACCGTCCGGGGCAGCGGGACCGTGGTGACCGGGACCCTGGGCGCCGGCCGGCTCGCCGTCGGGGACGAGCTGGAATGCGCGGCGACCGGTGAGGCGGTCCGGGTCCGCGGGCTGCACTGCCTCGGCGTCGCCCGCGCGGAGGTCGCCGCCGTCGCCCGGGTGGCGGTCAACCTGCGCGGCACGCCCCGCGAGCGGTTCGGCCGGGGCGACGCGCTGCTCGCGGCGGGCCGGTTCCACCGCACCGACCTGTTCGACGTCCGGGTGACCGGCGACCCGGCCGCCGGCCTGCCGGCCACCCTCACCCTGCATGTCGGTTCCGCCGCCGTGCCCGCCCGGGTCCGCCCGCTCGGTACGGACACCGCCCGGCTGCGGCTGGCCCGCCCGCTGCCGCTGCTGGTCGGCGACCGGGCGCTGCTGCGCGATCCGGGCCGCCACCACGTCGCCGGCGGCGTGACCGTGCTCGATGTGGCGCCCCCGCCGCTGGCCCGTCGCGGCGCGGCCGCCGCGCGGGCGGCCGTACTGGCCAGCCTGGACGGTCGGCCCGACCTCGCCGGCGAGCTGCGCCGCCGCAAGCTGGCCCGGGCCGGCGACCTCACCCGGATGGGCGTCGCACCGGCGGGCCGGCCGGTCGCCGGGGACTGGCACGCCGACCCGGCGCACTGGCGGCGGCTCGGCACCCGCCTGGCCGAGGAGGTCGACCGGTACGCGACCGCGCACCCACTGGAACCGGGCGCCCCGGTCGAGCTGCTGCGGCAGCGCCTCGACCTGCCCGAGCGGGCGCTGGTCGCGGCCCTGGTGCGGCCCCCGCTGCGGCTGCACGCGGGGCGGGTCACCGCCGCGGCGGCCGACGTGTTGCCCGAGCCGGTGGCGCGTGCCGTCGCGCGGGTGCGCGCCGCGTACGCCGGGCACCCGTTCCGGGCCCCGGAGGCGGACCACCTGGCCGATCTGGGGCTGGGGCCGCGGGAGATCGGCGCGGCCGTGCGGGCGGGGGCGCTGCTGCGGCTGGCCGACAACGTGGTGTTGCCGCCCGGCGCGCTCGACGACGCCGTCCGGGTGCTGGCCGGGCTGCCGCAGCCGTTCACGCTCAGCACCGCGCGGCAGGCGCTGGACACGACCCGGCGGGTGGCCGTGCCCCTGCTGGAGTTGCTGGACCGGCGGGGTGTGACCCGGCGGCTGCCGGGGGACAGCCGCATCGTCGTCGGGCGGTAG
- a CDS encoding DUF881 domain-containing protein has product MTGTPTESPQRTARVYAPDFLTELFRNPLDPGYADAAERRREASPAGWRDWSARSVAVVVLLVLGFLFAVAYRQTVAEAPGRTQAREGLVQQIKQRETETDGLSERADELRAEVARLRAAALGGSEAARLRNLEAGTGMGRVRGDGVVVRLADAPPDEDAVPDADVGPSKVIYTDLQGVANDLWAAGAEAIAINGQRLTATSTIRQAGQAILVDFRPVTGPYEVSAIGPEEMRERYERGRSASTMRKVAEDTGLSFGIRDAEDLTLPAAPEPRLRYAQPPPSPSPTPSGRSVSPGASGSGTSPSPSGGSR; this is encoded by the coding sequence ATGACCGGCACGCCGACGGAGAGCCCGCAGCGCACGGCGCGGGTGTACGCGCCGGACTTCCTGACCGAACTGTTCCGCAACCCGCTCGATCCGGGGTACGCGGACGCGGCGGAGCGCCGGCGGGAGGCGTCGCCGGCGGGGTGGCGGGACTGGTCGGCGCGGTCGGTGGCTGTGGTCGTCCTGCTGGTGCTGGGTTTCCTGTTCGCGGTGGCGTACCGGCAGACGGTGGCGGAGGCGCCGGGGCGCACCCAGGCCCGGGAGGGTCTGGTGCAGCAGATCAAGCAGCGGGAGACGGAGACCGACGGCCTGTCCGAGCGGGCCGACGAGCTACGGGCGGAGGTGGCCCGGTTGCGGGCCGCGGCGCTGGGCGGTTCGGAGGCGGCGCGGCTGCGCAACCTCGAGGCGGGCACGGGGATGGGCCGGGTGCGTGGTGACGGCGTCGTGGTGCGGCTGGCCGACGCGCCGCCGGACGAGGACGCGGTGCCCGACGCGGACGTGGGGCCGTCGAAGGTGATCTACACCGACCTGCAGGGGGTCGCGAACGACCTGTGGGCGGCGGGCGCGGAGGCGATCGCGATCAACGGTCAGCGGTTGACGGCGACGTCGACGATCCGGCAGGCGGGGCAGGCGATCCTGGTGGACTTCCGGCCGGTGACGGGGCCGTACGAGGTGTCGGCGATCGGGCCGGAGGAGATGCGGGAGCGGTACGAGCGGGGCCGGAGCGCGTCGACGATGCGGAAGGTGGCCGAGGACACGGGCTTGTCGTTCGGGATCCGTGACGCCGAGGACCTCACGTTGCCGGCCGCTCCGGAGCCGCGGCTACGCTACGCGCAGCCGCCGCCCAGCCCGAGTCCGACGCCGTCGGGTCGGTCGGTCAGTCCGGGGGCGTCCGGTTCGGGGACGTCTCCCAGCCCCTCCGGAGGTAGTCGATGA
- a CDS encoding CDP-alcohol phosphatidyltransferase family protein, translating into MSRRPARAGHPRASAGAGDQILTLPNLISFVRLLGVPLFLYLLLVPRADVAAIVVLAVGGTTDWVDGWIARRLGQVSRLGELLDPLADRLYILATLLAFTAREVVPWQFTVALLARELLLVGSLAVLRRHGYGPPPVHYVGKTATFLLLAAFPILLLAAAVPAAATAAGAIGWGLAWWGLVLYWVAGGMYVVQASRLVREARR; encoded by the coding sequence GTGTCGCGTCGGCCGGCTCGGGCAGGGCATCCGCGAGCCTCCGCCGGTGCGGGCGACCAAATCCTCACCCTGCCCAACCTGATCAGCTTCGTCCGGCTGCTCGGTGTCCCACTGTTCCTGTACCTGCTGCTGGTGCCGCGCGCCGACGTGGCGGCGATCGTGGTGCTGGCCGTCGGCGGCACCACGGACTGGGTGGACGGCTGGATCGCCCGCCGGCTCGGCCAGGTGAGCCGGCTGGGCGAGCTGCTGGACCCGCTCGCCGACCGGCTCTACATCCTGGCCACGCTGCTGGCGTTCACCGCCCGCGAGGTGGTGCCGTGGCAGTTCACCGTGGCGCTGCTGGCCCGGGAGCTGCTTCTGGTGGGGTCGCTCGCCGTGCTGCGGCGTCACGGGTACGGGCCGCCGCCGGTGCACTACGTCGGCAAGACGGCCACGTTCCTGCTGCTGGCCGCGTTCCCGATCCTGCTGCTCGCGGCGGCGGTACCGGCCGCGGCGACGGCGGCCGGCGCGATCGGCTGGGGGCTGGCATGGTGGGGCCTGGTGCTCTACTGGGTGGCCGGCGGGATGTACGTGGTGCAGGCAAGCCGGCTGGTGCGGGAGGCGAGGCGATGA
- a CDS encoding phosphatidylethanolamine-binding protein has protein sequence MPGPRPGSNAYDKQRARMRNAIDDSGRRVSDQKADDVANRILQQDRGQRGVVRGERIYGPKSEREAGDPT, from the coding sequence ATGCCAGGACCACGGCCGGGCAGCAACGCGTACGACAAGCAGCGCGCACGCATGCGGAACGCGATCGACGATTCCGGACGGCGGGTGTCGGACCAGAAGGCGGACGACGTCGCCAACCGGATCCTCCAGCAGGACCGGGGCCAGCGAGGCGTGGTCCGCGGCGAGCGGATCTACGGGCCGAAGAGCGAGCGGGAAGCCGGCGACCCGACGTGA
- a CDS encoding MarR family transcriptional regulator, translated as MERSPDLAAAIDGAAEALVGVLDSAVSRQQLTVSPTQLRVLSLLSSRPDTNVNGLAELLDVVPSSASRLCDRLEATGLLRRVGDPRDRREVRLVPTPAAEALLCEVRDRRHRAVQAVLDRMPGRVQQELLVALLAFSRAAASAAEPAPEVAVRSA; from the coding sequence GTGGAGCGTTCTCCGGATCTGGCGGCGGCCATCGACGGGGCGGCGGAAGCCCTCGTGGGTGTGCTGGACTCGGCGGTCTCCCGGCAGCAGCTGACCGTCTCGCCGACGCAGCTGCGGGTGCTGTCGCTGCTCAGCAGTCGACCGGACACCAACGTCAACGGGCTGGCGGAGCTGCTGGACGTCGTGCCGTCGTCGGCGAGCCGGCTGTGCGACCGGCTGGAGGCCACCGGCCTGCTGCGGCGGGTGGGGGACCCGCGCGACCGGCGGGAGGTGCGGCTGGTGCCGACGCCCGCGGCGGAGGCGCTGCTGTGCGAGGTGCGGGACCGCCGGCACCGAGCCGTACAGGCGGTGCTCGACCGGATGCCGGGCCGGGTGCAGCAGGAGTTGCTCGTCGCGTTGCTGGCGTTCAGCCGGGCGGCGGCGTCGGCCGCCGAGCCGGCACCGGAGGTAGCCGTCCGCTCGGCGTGA
- a CDS encoding amidophosphoribosyltransferase has protein sequence MRTALTVLAGLAVIYFGMSGSDAEDGEGISGGLVVLAVLAALLVWHLTKPGNNAAK, from the coding sequence TTGCGCACCGCCCTCACCGTGCTGGCCGGCCTCGCGGTGATCTACTTCGGCATGAGCGGCAGCGACGCGGAGGACGGGGAGGGGATCTCCGGCGGCCTGGTGGTGCTCGCCGTGCTCGCGGCCCTGCTCGTGTGGCACCTGACCAAGCCGGGGAACAACGCGGCGAAGTGA
- a CDS encoding small basic family protein: MIAVLALLAGVGLGLWLDPTVPAALQPYLPIAVVAALDAVFGGVRAKLDRIFDDKQFVVSFISNVLVAGLIVYLGDQLGVGSQLSTGVVVVLGVRIFGNVAAIRRHLFRA, encoded by the coding sequence ATGATCGCGGTGTTGGCGTTGCTCGCGGGTGTCGGGCTCGGGTTGTGGCTCGACCCGACGGTGCCGGCGGCGCTGCAGCCGTACCTGCCGATCGCCGTGGTGGCGGCGTTGGACGCGGTGTTCGGCGGGGTGCGGGCCAAGCTGGACCGGATCTTCGACGACAAGCAGTTCGTGGTGTCGTTCATCTCGAACGTGCTGGTGGCGGGTCTGATCGTGTACCTGGGGGACCAGTTGGGCGTGGGCAGCCAGCTGTCGACGGGTGTGGTGGTCGTGCTGGGGGTGCGGATCTTCGGGAACGTGGCGGCGATCCGCCGGCACCTGTTCCGGGCGTAG